A region from the Desulfomarina profundi genome encodes:
- a CDS encoding transposase, with amino-acid sequence MARYKPYSYAQGKFIPIHFANQILPGTFEYTLNYLIDHELDLSIFNDRYHNDDSGAPAYDPKILLKIILFAYSRGIVSSRKIERACRENVIFMALSADSRPHFTTIADFISSMDKEIVSLFLEVLLVCDEQKLIGREMFAIDGCKMPSNASVTWSGTRADFQKKVTKMETAIANMVNHHHMNDQEKSDENIKEKKEKYVKSLCKNIKKVRKWLDNNDDRRGKGKRPVKSNITDNESAKMKTSKGVIQGYNGVTAVDSKTQVIVAAEAYGQGSEQDLLEPMIDKISENLQETGKDDDVFKDAKLLADSGYHTNKNMEMLAEKQIDAYVADNQFRKRDPRFKDYGRYKDRTRKERAKREGRKNLFVPADFTFPKDLSYCICPAGKRLYRSGGNIFTKGHHSVRFQAPQSACVPCKLRSKCLRYPDRTKTRQVAYFTGRMDKKKKTSCAEKMKRKIDSAAGRAIYSMRLAIGEPPFAHIRSTIGLNRFTLRSKKKVNIQWNLFCIIHNLKKVHAYGMGFV; translated from the coding sequence ATGGCACGGTATAAACCTTATTCCTATGCTCAGGGCAAGTTCATTCCCATCCATTTTGCAAATCAGATTCTTCCCGGCACATTTGAATATACGCTGAATTATCTCATTGATCATGAACTTGATCTATCCATCTTTAACGATCGCTATCACAATGATGATTCCGGTGCCCCGGCCTATGATCCGAAGATTCTGCTTAAAATCATTCTCTTTGCCTATTCCAGAGGGATTGTGAGCAGCCGTAAAATAGAGAGAGCCTGTCGTGAGAATGTAATCTTTATGGCACTGTCTGCCGACAGCCGTCCCCATTTCACCACAATTGCAGATTTTATTTCCAGCATGGACAAGGAAATAGTCTCACTGTTTCTTGAAGTACTTCTGGTTTGCGATGAACAGAAATTGATCGGCAGAGAGATGTTTGCCATTGACGGCTGCAAAATGCCCAGTAATGCCTCTGTTACCTGGAGCGGAACCAGGGCTGATTTTCAGAAAAAAGTAACGAAGATGGAAACAGCTATAGCAAATATGGTCAACCACCATCATATGAATGACCAGGAAAAGAGTGATGAAAATATCAAAGAGAAAAAAGAAAAATATGTAAAATCCCTGTGTAAAAATATAAAGAAGGTACGGAAATGGCTGGATAATAATGATGATCGGAGAGGAAAAGGCAAAAGACCTGTCAAATCCAATATTACCGACAATGAGTCCGCCAAGATGAAGACCTCAAAAGGTGTTATCCAGGGTTATAACGGAGTCACCGCCGTGGACAGCAAAACCCAGGTGATAGTAGCCGCCGAAGCCTATGGTCAAGGCAGTGAGCAGGACCTGCTTGAACCGATGATAGACAAAATCAGCGAAAATTTACAGGAAACCGGAAAAGACGACGATGTCTTTAAAGATGCAAAACTCCTTGCAGACAGCGGATACCATACAAACAAAAATATGGAGATGCTGGCGGAAAAACAAATAGACGCGTATGTAGCCGATAACCAGTTCAGAAAACGGGATCCCAGGTTCAAAGATTACGGTAGATATAAGGATCGAACAAGAAAAGAACGGGCCAAACGAGAAGGCAGAAAGAACCTCTTTGTACCTGCTGATTTTACCTTTCCCAAAGATCTGAGTTACTGCATCTGTCCTGCCGGGAAACGGCTCTATAGAAGTGGTGGTAATATATTTACAAAAGGACATCATTCTGTCCGGTTCCAGGCACCCCAATCCGCCTGTGTTCCCTGCAAACTGAGATCAAAATGTCTTCGTTATCCCGATCGCACCAAAACACGCCAGGTTGCCTATTTTACCGGGCGCATGGATAAAAAGAAGAAAACCAGTTGCGCAGAGAAGATGAAAAGAAAAATAGACTCAGCCGCTGGCAGGGCCATCTATTCCATGCGATTGGCAATAGGAGAACCACCTTTTGCCCATATCAGATCAACAATCGGTCTGAACAGATTTACCCTGAGATCGAAAAAGAAGGTGAATATCCAGTGGAACCTTTTCTGCATTATCCATAACCTTAAAAAGGTGCATGCATATGGAATGGGTTTTGTGTAG
- a CDS encoding class I SAM-dependent methyltransferase — translation MDYRQAANERKYDFAASSYDFIAFIMSLGQANKIYQKIAEKIDQKTSKNIVELGCGPASVIPAIVNGTDDSTQITGIDFSAKMIEIANRKKQINNWGNVEFECLDMYNFKCPKPVDTVIFCLALTAIPDSTRALEKSLSILSPGGQLIIIDSIPLNTRWWHPFTNIYIYLKSLVVGAKPTRKILPFIHRNMVDVEIEEMAYGVYTVINARKPKSA, via the coding sequence ATGGACTATAGACAAGCAGCAAATGAAAGAAAATATGATTTTGCGGCATCGAGTTATGATTTTATTGCATTCATTATGAGCCTTGGCCAAGCTAATAAAATATACCAAAAAATTGCTGAGAAGATCGACCAGAAAACATCCAAAAATATTGTTGAATTAGGCTGTGGCCCGGCATCTGTTATTCCAGCAATCGTTAATGGTACAGATGATTCTACCCAAATTACAGGAATTGATTTTTCTGCAAAAATGATAGAAATAGCAAATCGCAAAAAACAGATAAATAACTGGGGGAATGTGGAATTTGAATGTTTGGATATGTATAATTTCAAATGCCCAAAACCTGTTGATACAGTAATTTTCTGCCTTGCTTTAACAGCTATACCAGATTCAACAAGAGCCCTAGAAAAATCCCTATCTATTCTAAGTCCAGGCGGACAGCTGATAATCATCGACTCAATACCTCTTAACACTAGGTGGTGGCACCCATTTACAAATATTTATATCTATCTGAAATCATTAGTTGTTGGGGCAAAGCCTACAAGGAAAATACTTCCGTTTATACACAGAAATATGGTAGATGTTGAAATTGAAGAAATGGCCTATGGTGTTTATACAGTCATAAATGCAAGAAAACCCAAGTCGGCGTGA
- a CDS encoding transposase codes for MARYKPYSYAQGKFIPIHFANQILPGTFEYTLNYLIDHELDLSIFNDRYHNDDSGAPAYDPKILLKIILFAYSRGIVSSRKIERACRENVIFMALSADSRPHFTTIADFISSMDKEIVSLFLEVLLVCDEQKLIGREMFAIDGCKMPSNASVTWSGTRADFQKKVTKMETAIANMVNHHHMNDQEKSDENIKEKKEKYVKSLCKNIKKVRKWLDNNDDRRGKGKRPVKSNITDNESAKMKTSKGVIQGYNGVTAVDSKTQVIVAAEAYGQGSEQDLLEPMIDKISENLQETGKDDDVFKDAKLLADSGYHTNKNMEMLAEKQIDAYVADNQFRKRDPRFKDYGRYKDRTRKERAKREGRKNLFVPADFTFPKDLSYCICPAGKRLYRSGGNIFTKGHHSVRFQAPQSACVPCKLRSKCLRYPDRTKTRQVAYFTGRMDKKKKTSCAEKMKRKIDSAAGRAIYSMRLAIGEPPFAHIRSTIGLNRFTLRSRKKVNIQWNLFCIIHNLKKVHAYGMGFV; via the coding sequence ATGGCACGGTATAAACCTTATTCCTATGCTCAGGGCAAGTTCATTCCCATCCATTTTGCAAATCAGATTCTTCCCGGCACATTTGAATATACGCTGAATTATCTCATTGATCATGAACTTGATCTATCCATCTTTAACGATCGCTATCACAATGATGATTCCGGTGCCCCGGCCTATGATCCGAAGATTCTGCTTAAAATCATTCTCTTTGCCTATTCCAGAGGGATTGTGAGCAGCCGTAAAATAGAGAGAGCCTGTCGTGAGAATGTAATCTTTATGGCACTGTCTGCCGACAGCCGTCCCCATTTCACCACAATTGCAGATTTTATTTCCAGCATGGACAAGGAAATAGTCTCACTGTTTCTTGAAGTACTTCTGGTTTGCGATGAACAGAAATTGATCGGCAGAGAGATGTTTGCCATTGACGGCTGCAAAATGCCCAGTAATGCCTCTGTTACCTGGAGCGGAACCAGGGCTGATTTTCAGAAAAAAGTAACGAAGATGGAAACAGCTATAGCAAATATGGTCAACCACCATCATATGAATGACCAGGAAAAGAGTGATGAAAATATCAAAGAGAAAAAAGAAAAATATGTAAAATCCCTGTGTAAAAATATAAAGAAGGTACGGAAATGGCTGGATAATAATGATGATCGGAGAGGAAAAGGCAAAAGACCTGTCAAATCCAATATTACCGACAATGAGTCCGCCAAGATGAAGACCTCAAAAGGTGTTATCCAGGGTTATAACGGAGTCACCGCCGTGGACAGCAAAACCCAGGTGATAGTAGCCGCCGAAGCCTATGGTCAAGGCAGTGAGCAGGACCTGCTTGAACCGATGATAGACAAAATCAGCGAAAATTTACAGGAAACCGGAAAAGACGACGATGTCTTTAAAGATGCAAAACTCCTTGCAGACAGCGGATACCATACAAACAAAAATATGGAGATGCTGGCGGAAAAACAAATAGACGCGTATGTAGCCGATAACCAGTTCAGAAAACGGGATCCCAGGTTCAAAGATTACGGTAGATATAAGGATCGAACAAGAAAAGAACGGGCCAAACGAGAAGGCAGAAAGAACCTCTTTGTACCTGCTGATTTTACCTTTCCCAAAGATCTGAGTTACTGCATCTGTCCTGCCGGGAAACGGCTCTATAGAAGTGGTGGTAATATATTTACAAAAGGACATCATTCTGTCCGGTTCCAGGCACCCCAATCCGCCTGTGTTCCCTGCAAACTGAGATCAAAATGTCTTCGTTATCCCGATCGCACCAAAACACGCCAGGTTGCCTATTTTACCGGGCGCATGGATAAAAAGAAGAAAACCAGTTGCGCAGAGAAGATGAAAAGAAAAATAGACTCAGCCGCTGGCAGGGCCATCTATTCCATGCGATTGGCAATAGGAGAACCACCTTTTGCCCATATCAGATCAACAATCGGTCTGAACAGATTTACCCTGAGATCCCGAAAAAAGGTGAATATCCAGTGGAACCTTTTCTGCATTATCCATAACCTTAAAAAGGTTCATGCATATGGAATGGGTTTTGTGTAG
- a CDS encoding TetR/AcrR family transcriptional regulator, translating to MTNKKKISHRQSQKEDTRRLILDSAYLLFAKNGYAKTTMRALADQAGIGLGTIFKHFPDKPSLLAAAFQDDLSIIIQQSFNELPESGLKKQLLHITKCLYSFYAEKPKLSRTLIKEVLFLEGEHGKILDAQIDMFLNEICGLLNKAKENGEINKNINVHDGAVAFWSFYFTVLLMGLKQPSFEIDIQLNIIEKLIENYFY from the coding sequence ATGACCAATAAAAAGAAAATATCCCACAGGCAGTCACAAAAAGAAGATACGAGACGACTTATCCTTGATTCAGCATATCTCTTGTTTGCCAAAAATGGTTATGCAAAGACAACAATGCGTGCGTTAGCGGATCAGGCAGGGATAGGTCTGGGTACCATCTTTAAACATTTCCCAGACAAGCCTTCGCTGCTTGCAGCCGCATTTCAAGATGACCTTAGTATAATAATTCAACAATCATTCAATGAGCTACCTGAGTCAGGACTGAAAAAGCAGCTTCTTCACATCACAAAGTGCCTCTACTCTTTTTATGCTGAAAAACCTAAATTATCACGAACACTTATAAAGGAAGTTCTGTTTTTAGAGGGTGAGCATGGAAAAATTCTAGACGCACAAATAGACATGTTCCTGAACGAAATTTGTGGATTGCTAAATAAAGCAAAAGAAAACGGTGAAATAAACAAAAATATAAATGTACACGATGGCGCTGTAGCGTTTTGGTCATTCTATTTTACTGTTCTTCTTATGGGACTTAAACAGCCCTCATTTGAGATTGATATTCAACTTAATATTATCGAGAAACTCATAGAAAATTACTTTTATTAA
- a CDS encoding IS91 family transposase, producing MPKQAQQAAFIMAICHTSDLGGHVEQCPSGHVERIYYNSCGHRFCPRCAARIRHKWLLAREAKLLPVRHYHTIFTLAHTFNALWYYNHRTMGDLLFHSGVNALKALLADPRWLGAEVGITATLETWDDRMLFHPHLHCMVTGGGLTAEGDWIDVANPNCLIAVKPLMYEFRKRFCQRLKQLLKDDKLTLPGETTKRQWLSRLNKINRRNWTVFIAKQPENGGPTAIDILRYLSEDVAGGPLSSDRLVPQSSEFSATQLAYLNCKRSSDPTRDIRYHKILSRQIHRKEVFVVCGGFSKG from the coding sequence CTGCCCAAACAGGCACAGCAGGCAGCTTTTATCATGGCAATATGCCACACTTCCGACCTTGGAGGGCATGTGGAACAGTGTCCGAGTGGTCATGTCGAGCGCATTTATTATAACTCTTGCGGTCATCGATTTTGTCCGCGTTGTGCGGCCAGAATACGACACAAGTGGTTGCTCGCCCGTGAAGCAAAACTGCTCCCGGTGCGTCATTATCACACTATTTTCACCCTGGCCCACACATTCAATGCCTTGTGGTATTACAATCATCGAACGATGGGCGACCTTTTGTTCCATAGCGGGGTTAATGCACTCAAGGCGTTGCTTGCCGATCCCCGGTGGCTGGGAGCCGAAGTGGGAATCACGGCTACACTTGAGACCTGGGACGACCGAATGCTCTTTCATCCCCATCTGCACTGCATGGTGACCGGCGGGGGGCTGACAGCGGAAGGGGACTGGATAGATGTAGCAAATCCAAACTGCCTGATTGCCGTAAAACCCTTAATGTATGAATTTCGCAAACGGTTTTGTCAGAGATTGAAACAGCTGTTAAAGGATGACAAGTTGACCCTTCCCGGAGAGACAACCAAACGCCAATGGCTTTCCCGGCTCAATAAAATAAACAGGAGGAACTGGACTGTATTCATCGCGAAGCAGCCTGAAAATGGTGGACCAACAGCGATTGATATCCTGCGTTATCTGTCTGAGGATGTCGCGGGTGGTCCACTGTCCAGTGACCGGCTTGTTCCGCAATCATCTGAATTCTCCGCGACTCAGTTAGCATATCTTAATTGTAAGCGCTCATCAGACCCCACTCGGGACATCCGGTATCACAAGATCCTTTCCAGACAAATACATCGGAAGGAGGTTTTTGTAGTCTGCGGTGGTTTTAGCAAAGGGTAA
- the tnpC gene encoding IS66 family transposase, with protein sequence MISKEKNLPNDPEQLKQILLETRRSYEKEINLLHEQLRLLRAQMYGKKSEKRTSDNGAVQLPLFDMPEPDIDGADKEDSEEIEVKVHSRKKPGRKKLPVDLPRVEVLHDIPEEDKVCDCGAALHRIGEEVSEKLDIIPAVIRVIRHVRPKYACRSCEGVETEGAVVKIAPPPKQIIDKGIATAGLIAYILTAKFCDALPFYRQEAQFKRIGAEIPRASMCHWAMKIADRCQPLIELLQQEIRSGPLINIDETTVQVLKEPGRSPTTKSYMWVCRGGAPVRPGLLYHYAPNRSSDVARDLLRGYRGVVQSDGYKGYDFLDTESKIVHAACWAHARRKFTDAQKGAQKQKKAGSVDVALGFISKIYRLEREAAKQNLSSSELLAMRQEKTKKVLDNFYKWLGKKAIHVTPKSLLGKAVKYTLGQWERLKVFIDHPQMTPDNNLAENAIRPFVVGRKNWLFAGTVEGAMASAGLYSLIETAKANGLEPYAYLRFLLEKLPFAKTTADYKNLLPMYLSGKDLVIPDVPSGV encoded by the coding sequence TAAGAAGAGCGAAAAGCGCACCTCGGATAATGGTGCGGTACAGCTTCCTCTCTTCGACATGCCTGAGCCGGATATTGACGGCGCAGACAAGGAAGATTCGGAAGAGATTGAGGTCAAGGTTCATTCTCGCAAGAAGCCGGGCCGCAAAAAGTTGCCGGTGGACCTGCCCAGGGTTGAGGTTCTCCACGACATCCCCGAAGAAGACAAAGTCTGCGACTGTGGCGCAGCTCTGCATCGCATAGGTGAAGAGGTTTCTGAAAAACTGGATATCATCCCAGCCGTTATCAGGGTAATCCGACATGTTCGACCAAAGTATGCCTGCAGGTCCTGCGAAGGTGTGGAGACGGAAGGAGCTGTGGTCAAGATAGCACCTCCACCGAAACAGATTATCGATAAAGGCATCGCCACTGCGGGCCTCATCGCCTACATCCTCACCGCAAAATTCTGTGATGCGTTGCCGTTTTACCGCCAGGAGGCCCAGTTCAAAAGAATTGGTGCAGAGATTCCACGGGCCTCGATGTGTCACTGGGCAATGAAAATCGCCGACCGCTGCCAACCGCTGATCGAGCTGTTGCAGCAGGAAATTCGTTCCGGTCCCTTGATCAATATCGACGAGACCACGGTCCAGGTGCTGAAGGAACCCGGTCGCTCTCCAACAACCAAGTCGTACATGTGGGTTTGTCGGGGAGGTGCGCCCGTACGACCGGGATTGCTCTACCATTACGCCCCAAACAGATCTTCTGATGTGGCTCGTGATCTCTTGCGAGGCTATCGCGGTGTGGTGCAATCCGACGGCTACAAGGGGTATGATTTCCTGGATACTGAGTCGAAAATCGTGCATGCCGCCTGTTGGGCACATGCCCGACGTAAGTTCACCGACGCCCAGAAGGGCGCACAAAAGCAGAAAAAGGCTGGAAGTGTTGACGTGGCTCTCGGCTTTATCTCAAAAATTTACAGGTTGGAACGTGAGGCAGCCAAACAAAATCTCTCCAGCTCAGAACTGCTCGCTATGAGACAGGAGAAGACAAAAAAGGTTCTGGACAATTTTTACAAATGGCTCGGCAAAAAAGCCATCCACGTGACGCCTAAAAGTCTTCTTGGTAAGGCGGTAAAATATACATTGGGGCAGTGGGAGAGGTTAAAAGTCTTTATCGACCATCCGCAGATGACACCGGACAACAACCTGGCTGAGAATGCCATCCGGCCATTTGTGGTTGGCAGGAAGAACTGGCTCTTTGCTGGTACAGTGGAAGGGGCAATGGCGAGCGCTGGACTTTACAGCTTGATAGAAACAGCCAAGGCCAACGGTTTGGAACCGTACGCGTACCTCCGCTTTCTCCTTGAGAAATTACCCTTTGCTAAAACCACCGCAGACTACAAAAACCTCCTTCCGATGTATTTGTCTGGAAAGGATCTTGTGATACCGGATGTCCCGAGTGGGGTCTGA
- a CDS encoding transposase, translating to MARYKPYSYAQGKFIPIHFANQILPGTFEYTLNYLIDHELDLSIFNDRYHNDDSGAPAYDPKILLKIILFAYSRGIVSSRKIERACRENVIFMALSADSRPHFTTIADFISSMDKEIVSLFLEVLLVCDEQKLIGREMFAIDGCKMPSNASVTWSGTRADFQKKVTKMETAIANMVNHHHMNDQEKSDENIKEKKEKYVKSLRKNIKKVRKWLDNNDDRRGKGKRPVKSNITDNESAKMKTSKGVIQGYNGVTAVDSKTQVIVAAEAYGQGSEQDLLEPMIDKISENLQETGKDNDVFKDAKLLADSGYHANKNMEMLAEKEIDAYVADNQFRKRDPRFKDYGRYKDRTRKERAKREGRKNLFVPADFTFPEDLSYCICPAGKRLYRSGGNIFTKGHHSVRFQAPQSACVPCKLRSKCLRYPDRTKTRQVAYFTGRMDKKKKTSCAEKMKRKIDSAAGRAIYSMRLAIGEPPFAHIRSTIGLNRFTLRSKKKVNIQWNLFCIIHNLKKVHAYGMGFV from the coding sequence ATGGCACGGTATAAACCTTATTCCTATGCTCAGGGCAAGTTCATTCCCATCCATTTTGCAAATCAGATCCTTCCCGGCACATTTGAATATACGCTGAATTATCTCATTGATCATGAACTTGATCTTTCCATCTTTAATGATCGCTATCACAATGATGATTCCGGTGCCCCGGCCTATGATCCGAAGATTCTGCTTAAAATCATTCTCTTTGCCTATTCCAGAGGGATTGTGAGCAGCCGTAAAATAGAGAGAGCCTGTCGTGAGAATGTAATCTTTATGGCACTGTCTGCCGACAGTCGTCCCCATTTCACCACAATTGCAGATTTTATTTCCAGCATGGACAAGGAAATAGTCTCACTGTTTCTTGAAGTACTTCTGGTTTGCGATGAACAGAAATTGATCGGCAGAGAGATGTTTGCCATTGACGGCTGCAAAATGCCCAGCAACGCCTCTGTTACCTGGAGCGGAACCAGGGCTGATTTTCAGAAAAAAGTAACGAAGATGGAAACAGCTATAGCAAATATGGTCAACCACCATCATATGAATGACCAGGAAAAGAGTGATGAAAATATCAAAGAGAAAAAAGAAAAATATGTAAAATCCCTGCGTAAAAATATAAAGAAGGTACGGAAATGGCTGGATAATAATGATGATCGGAGAGGAAAAGGCAAAAGACCTGTCAAATCCAATATTACCGACAATGAATCCGCCAAGATGAAGACCTCAAAAGGTGTTATCCAGGGCTATAACGGTGTTACCGCCGTGGACAGTAAAACCCAGGTGATAGTAGCCGCCGAAGCCTATGGTCAAGGCAGTGAGCAGGACCTGCTGGAACCGATGATAGACAAAATCAGCGAAAATTTACAGGAAACCGGAAAAGACAACGATGTCTTTAAAGATGCAAAACTCCTGGCAGACAGCGGATACCATGCAAATAAAAATATGGAGATGCTGGCAGAAAAAGAGATAGACGCGTATGTAGCCGATAACCAGTTCAGAAAACGGGATCCCAGGTTCAAAGATTACGGCAGATATAAGGATCGAACAAGAAAAGAACGGGCCAAACGAGAAGGCAGAAAGAACCTCTTTGTACCTGCTGATTTTACCTTTCCCGAAGATCTGAGTTACTGTATCTGTCCTGCCGGGAAACGGCTCTATAGAAGTGGTGGGAATATCTTTACCAAAGGCCATCATTCTGTCCGGTTCCAGGCACCCCAATCCGCCTGTGTTCCCTGCAAACTGAGGTCAAAATGTCTTCGCTATCCTGATCGCACCAAAACACGTCAGGTTGCCTATTTTACTGGGCGCATGGATAAAAAGAAGAAAACCAGTTGTGCAGAAAAGATGAAGCGAAAAATAGATTCAGCCGCTGGCAGGGCCATCTATTCCATGCGATTGGCAATAGGAGAACCACCTTTTGCCCATATCAGATCAACAATCGGTCTGAACAGGTTCACCCTGAGATCGAAAAAGAAGGTGAATATCCAGTGGAACCTTTTCTGCATTATCCATAACCTTAAAAAGGTGCATGCATATGGAATGGGTTTTGTGTAG